One genomic segment of Hordeum vulgare subsp. vulgare chromosome 2H, MorexV3_pseudomolecules_assembly, whole genome shotgun sequence includes these proteins:
- the LOC123426214 gene encoding uncharacterized protein LOC123426214, translating into MRSSTASGTSPRGPWAKKDTIDKVCGIVKKELVVAQDTLVNGDTKFADLGADSLDTRIKEIVCAAELRLDKVSLWLVLSRSNRLGLLKSAPQRLQTPSLQRTRPSASDRPTTVVRLLQCHRLVVLPSKWLLIVAKEWMVIYLLILQPSPMLSRPLR; encoded by the exons ATGCGCTCCTCGACGGCGTCGGGTACCTCCCCGCGCGGCCCTTGG GCCAAGAAGGACACCATCGACAAGGTGTGCGGGATCGTCAAGAAGGAGCTGGTCGTCGCCCAAGACACCCTCGTCAACGGGGACACAAAGTTCGCCGACCTCGGCGCAGATTCCCTCGACACG AGAATTAAAGAAATTGTGTGTGCAGCTGAGCTGAGGCTCGATAAGGTGTCGCTTTGGTTGGTTCTGTCTCGCTCGAATCGCCTTGGCCTGTTAAAAAGCGCTCCACAGCGCCTCCAAACTCCAAGCCTCCAACGTACACGACCCTCAGCATCCGATCGACCAACGACG GTGGTTCGGTTACTACAGTGTCACAGACTAGTCGTGCTACCTTCTAAGTGGTTACTAATTGTA GCAAAAGAATGGATGGTTATATACCTGCTCATTTTACAG CCATCGCCTATGCTCTCTCGCCCTCTTCGATGA